From a single Candidatus Delongbacteria bacterium genomic region:
- a CDS encoding tetratricopeptide repeat protein, translating to MSGISDAQKARQWFTETLKIHRSTNPDLQKVIAGYRKSLKYAPHDPEVLYTLGVAYLGRGEVSHALEEIDKSLSIKDDVAEAWFHHGQCHMLLKQYDKAEVSYRHALRLTPTERSATLHFALAMTFQARNQADKAIAAFRTGLEISPDDLSGNFQFAILLLNTGKADEAAQRLDSLLEKQPGNRDVLNYRALIHAQKQEYGQGAALLQKAIELNGNDAALLFNLGQMQEQGGDRDTAETSYRESLELKRDQPPVLGRLAMLLAGHKKEYDAAIALFDEALALAPNDAGLHYLKGMAYQEQGETDIAVKLVERALELQPGLREAQLALERLKQGGETAGPSSSQLEEALEKDPENRSLKAQLVQAYMLGQRAAEALPLIEELLKDDPDNHALHLNLGFALSMTAGRDGNALMRARAELKRGLEGVSDLNARYRLVQIDLQLREADEAADELRKLLMEAPEDARLHGMLGTALQQKGHFVDAVAAFTTALEKDPTAREPVVSLAQIHDLLGELEPAVAMYQRWLEFSGKDATPGLRLALLYNRNQQYQNGLAVLDAQLERDPENVQIIFYRALTLMDLRRYDDAEIALNRALELRPEFPEASQRLQHLQQIRPMASASVEELEKSVADDPDDLDDRYLLALSYMTSRDWGKAIGQLEAIVAKDAQNHRALYELANAHVAAGDLDHAIDCMIQLEERLPSDPSVRFRLAELMLENDEVSLALKEYHNAVDMQPNNALFNFRYGIALKEADREDKAEEYIRKALKLQDVFPQAWYELGLLEYTSERHDGALTSFQKSLTQNPQQPQALYFSALIHLNVKKDPALATKLLQSALSLAPAHGDAHFQLGKLFAAAGRDADAGYHLAAALDSWDEHAFNRPEAERLLADSTKS from the coding sequence GCCTGAAATATGCTCCCCACGATCCGGAAGTGCTTTACACCCTGGGCGTGGCCTATCTCGGCCGTGGCGAAGTGAGCCACGCGCTCGAAGAGATTGACAAGAGCCTGTCCATCAAGGACGATGTGGCCGAGGCCTGGTTCCATCATGGCCAGTGCCACATGCTGCTCAAGCAGTACGACAAGGCCGAGGTCAGTTACCGCCACGCTCTGCGCCTGACGCCGACCGAGCGCAGTGCCACCCTGCACTTCGCCTTGGCCATGACCTTTCAGGCCCGCAACCAGGCCGACAAGGCCATTGCCGCCTTCCGCACCGGTCTGGAGATCAGCCCCGATGATCTCAGCGGCAACTTCCAGTTCGCGATTCTGCTGCTGAATACGGGCAAGGCCGACGAAGCCGCCCAGCGTCTGGATTCCCTGCTGGAGAAACAACCCGGCAACCGGGATGTGCTCAACTACCGCGCCCTGATCCATGCCCAGAAGCAGGAGTACGGCCAGGGTGCCGCACTGTTGCAGAAGGCCATCGAACTCAATGGCAACGACGCGGCCCTGTTGTTCAATCTGGGCCAGATGCAGGAGCAGGGCGGCGACCGGGATACCGCTGAAACCAGCTACCGCGAAAGCCTGGAGCTGAAGCGCGACCAGCCGCCCGTGCTGGGACGTCTGGCCATGCTGCTGGCCGGCCACAAGAAGGAATACGACGCGGCCATCGCCCTCTTCGACGAGGCACTGGCTCTGGCCCCCAACGATGCCGGCCTGCACTATCTGAAAGGCATGGCCTATCAGGAGCAGGGTGAGACGGACATCGCCGTGAAACTGGTCGAACGGGCTCTGGAACTGCAGCCCGGCCTGCGTGAGGCCCAGTTGGCCCTCGAGCGTCTGAAGCAGGGTGGCGAGACCGCGGGCCCCAGCTCCAGTCAGCTTGAAGAGGCCCTGGAGAAGGATCCGGAAAACCGCTCCCTCAAGGCCCAGCTGGTGCAGGCCTACATGCTGGGTCAGCGCGCCGCCGAGGCCCTGCCCCTGATCGAAGAGTTGCTCAAGGACGACCCCGACAACCACGCCCTGCACCTGAACCTGGGCTTCGCGCTCTCGATGACCGCCGGCCGCGACGGCAACGCGCTGATGCGTGCCCGTGCCGAGCTGAAGCGCGGCCTGGAAGGCGTCAGTGATCTCAACGCGCGCTATCGTCTGGTGCAGATCGATCTGCAGCTGCGCGAGGCGGACGAGGCCGCCGACGAACTGCGCAAGCTGTTGATGGAAGCCCCCGAGGATGCGCGCCTGCATGGCATGCTGGGCACCGCCCTGCAGCAGAAGGGGCATTTCGTGGACGCGGTGGCCGCCTTCACCACGGCCCTGGAAAAGGACCCCACGGCCAGGGAGCCCGTCGTCTCGCTGGCCCAGATTCATGACCTGCTCGGGGAACTGGAACCCGCGGTGGCCATGTATCAGCGCTGGCTGGAGTTCTCGGGCAAGGATGCCACTCCCGGCCTGAGGCTGGCCCTGCTGTACAATCGCAACCAGCAGTACCAGAATGGTCTGGCCGTGCTGGATGCCCAGCTCGAGCGTGACCCCGAGAACGTGCAGATCATCTTCTACCGTGCGCTGACACTCATGGACCTGCGGCGCTACGACGATGCGGAAATCGCCCTCAACCGGGCCCTCGAGCTGCGTCCCGAGTTCCCGGAAGCCAGTCAGCGGCTCCAGCACCTGCAGCAGATTCGCCCGATGGCCAGCGCCTCGGTCGAGGAGCTGGAGAAGAGCGTGGCCGACGATCCCGACGACCTGGACGATCGCTACCTGCTGGCGCTGTCGTACATGACCAGTCGCGACTGGGGCAAGGCCATCGGCCAGCTGGAAGCCATCGTGGCCAAGGATGCCCAGAATCACCGCGCGCTGTACGAGCTGGCCAACGCCCATGTGGCGGCCGGCGATCTGGATCACGCCATCGACTGCATGATCCAGCTCGAGGAGCGCTTGCCCTCCGATCCCAGCGTGCGCTTCCGCCTGGCGGAACTGATGCTGGAGAACGACGAGGTCAGCCTGGCCCTCAAGGAGTATCACAACGCCGTGGACATGCAGCCCAACAATGCGCTGTTCAATTTCCGCTACGGCATCGCGCTCAAGGAAGCCGACCGTGAGGACAAGGCCGAAGAGTACATCCGCAAGGCGCTCAAGCTGCAGGATGTGTTTCCCCAGGCCTGGTACGAGCTGGGGCTGCTGGAGTACACCAGCGAGCGCCACGATGGCGCGCTGACCAGTTTCCAGAAGAGCCTGACCCAGAACCCGCAGCAGCCCCAGGCCCTGTACTTCAGCGCGCTGATTCATCTGAACGTCAAGAAGGATCCGGCGCTGGCCACCAAGCTGCTGCAGAGCGCGCTGAGCCTGGCTCCGGCCCACGGGGATGCGCACTTCCAGCTGGGCAAGCTCTTCGCTGCGGCCGGGCGTGATGCGGATGCCGGTTATCATCTGGCGGCCGCCCTGGACAGCTGGGACGAGCACGCATTCAATCGCCCGGAGGCCGAGCGCCTGCTGGCGGATTCGACGAAAAGCTAA